In the Pseudomonas orientalis genome, one interval contains:
- a CDS encoding DUF1127 domain-containing protein gives MKGQKNHGMRARSPLSGLLHSISRWPALHRERRMLAGMSDDALKDIGLNRVDVEQEIHRHFWDDPLRK, from the coding sequence ATGAAAGGTCAAAAAAATCATGGGATGAGGGCAAGGTCGCCGTTGTCGGGGCTGCTTCACAGCATTTCGCGTTGGCCGGCTTTGCATCGCGAACGCCGGATGCTGGCGGGCATGAGTGATGATGCGCTCAAGGATATCGGGCTCAACCGTGTCGACGTGGAGCAGGAGATCCATCGGCATTTCTGGGACGACCCGCTGCGCAAGTGA